A single region of the Onychomys torridus chromosome 11, mOncTor1.1, whole genome shotgun sequence genome encodes:
- the Mnda gene encoding myeloid cell nuclear differentiation antigen: protein MYSSVCQVSLTGSLTTWKMAHEYKRIVLLKGLEHISDHYFESFKSVMANDLRLEETMRKEYNKVQIADMMEYEFPTDAGLGKLIEFCEDVHILKRLAETLKEEKSKVKGKTPLTTSNTAASVKGKTPPTTSNTAASDGGETSTAQVSLRNSSGLAVHRAVSSASSKRKSINKEKTRVRKTKQSEGPDHPPCPEKATASCQSPELQTSSLASSNTSLTKNQTTQTPNQSISRGAILQKDDMTVMVLNAIDPFVYESSEDKVKKMFHATVATVNEYFRVKVFNINLKEKFKKKNVIIISNYFKFKGILEINEASSVFEAGPDQKIEVSNSLIRKANKSPQISDFHNYGPGALVYGLFTLHKKKVNSKNTIYEIKQGKDHIEVVGNGKWYNINCETGDKLRLFCFQLKTINKQLKLVCGDHSFIKVTKVGKKKNTHCALEAKS from the exons ATGTACAGCAGTGTATGCCAAGTTTCTCTTACAGGCTCACTAACAACTTGGAAGATGGCACATGAATACAAGCGAATTGTTTTGCTGAAAGGATTAGAGCACATAAGTGATCATTATTTTGAAAGTTTTAAGTCAGTAATGGCCAATGATTTAAGACTGGAGGAAACCATGAGAAAGGAATACAACAAGGTTCAGATTGCTGACATGATGGAATATGAGTTCCCAACTGATGCTGGATTGGGCAAACTGATTGAGTTTTGTGAAGATGTACACATTCTTAAAAGACTTGCTGAAACCCTTAAAGAAGAGAAATCAAAAG TAAAAGGAAAAACCCCACTGACTACAAGCAACACCGCAGCATCTGTAAAAGGAAAAACCCCACCGACTACAAGCAACACCGCAGCATCTGATGGAGGGGAGACTTCCACAGCTCAGGTGAGCTTGAGGAACAGCAGTGGGCTGGCAGTCCACAGAGCTGTCAGCAGTGCCTCTTCC aaaagaaaaagtattaataaagaaaagactAGAGTGAGAAAGACCAAGCAGTCTGAGGGGCCAGATCACCCTCCCTGTCCTGAGAAAGCCACAGCCAGCTGCCAGTCCCCAGAGCTGCAGACCTCATCTTTGGCTTCATCCAACACTTCTTTGACTAAG AACCAAACAACACAGACCCCAAATCAGAGCATTTCCAGAGGTGCTATTCTCCAAAAGGATGACATGACAGTGATGGTGCTCAATGCAATAGACCCATTTGTATATGAGTCATCAGaagacaaagtaaaaaaaatgtttcatgctACAGTGGCCACTGTGAATGAGTATTTCCGTGTGAAAGTTTTCAACATCAACCTGAAAGAGAAGttcaaaaaaaagaatgtcatcaTAATCTCCAATTACTTCAAGTTCAAAGGAATCCTAGAGATAAATGAGGCGTCTTCTGTGTTTGAAGCTGGTCCTGACCAAAAGATTGAAGTCTCCAACAGTCTTAtcagaaaagcaaataaatctcCCCAGATTTCTGATTTTCACAATTATGGTCCTGGAGCACTGGTTTATGGGTTGTTTACATTACATAAG AAAAAAGTGAACTCAAAGAACACAATCTATGAAATAAAGCAAGGTAAAGATCATATAGAAGTTGTAGGGAATGGAAAATGGTACAACATCAATTGTGAAACAGGAGATAAACTTCGACTCTTCTGTTTTCAACTGAAAACAATTAACAAGCAACTGAAGTTGGTGTGTGGTGATCACAGTTTCATTAAG